The Actinomycetota bacterium genome contains the following window.
CAGTGAGCTCGCCGCGGCGCGCCTGACAGAGCTCGAGCACGGGGCCGAGGTAGTCGCTCGGCGTGATGATCGTGGCGCGCACCACGGGCTCCTCGACATGGTCGTAGGTGCCCGGTTGCGGCATCTCGCTCGGGTTGTGCACGACGATCGTCTCATCGGCCCTGATCACGTGGAACTCCACGTTGGGCGCCGTCGCGATCAGCTCGAGGCCGAACTCGCGCTCGAGCCGTTCCTTCACGATGTCCATGTGCAGCAGCCCGAGGAACCCGCAGCGGAACCCGAACCCGAGCGCCCGCGACGTCTCGGGCTCGTACGCGAGCGCCGCATCGTTCAGTTTCAGCCGGTCGAGCGCCTCCCGTAGCTCGGAGTAGTCGCCGCCCTCCGCCGGGAACAGGCCGCTCCAAACCATCGGCCTGGGCTCGCGGTAGCCGGGCAACGCTTCGCGCGCCCCCTGCTTGCCGGACAGAGTGACCGTGTCGCCGACCTTGACCTGGTGGACGTCTTTCAGCCCGGTCACGAGGTAGCCGACCTCGCCGGCTTCGAGCTTCGGCACGGGCGTGGCCTCGGGCGCGAAGACCCCCGCCTCCTCGGCCTCCGAGTCGAGCGCGCTCGCCATGAACCGCACCTTGGAGCGCGAGGGCAGCACGCCCTCCTTCACGCGGAGGTAGGCGATGACACCTCGGTACGGGTCGAAGGACGAGTCGAAGATCAGCGCCCGGAGCGGCCGGTCGCGTTCGCCCGTCGGGGGCGGGACGCGACGGACGACCTCCTCGATCAGCTGCGTGACGCCCTCGCCGGTCTTGGCGCTGACCGCCAGGACCTCGTCCGGTGGGCACCCCACGACCTCGGCGAGCTCGCGGCGGGTCTCCGCGACGTCGGCCTGCGGCAGGTCGATCTTGTTGAGCACGGGCACGATGACCAGACCGGCGTCGCGCGCGAGGTGGAAGTTCGCCAGCGTCTGGGCCTCGATCCCCTGTGCGGCGTCGACCAGGAGCACCGCTCCCTCGCACGCCTCCAGGGAACGCGACACCTCGTACGTGAAATCGACGTGACCGGGCGTGTCGATCAGGTTCAGCTCGAGATCGGAGCCCTCGAACCG
Protein-coding sequences here:
- the lepA gene encoding translation elongation factor 4, whose protein sequence is MTEPTHIRNFCIIAHIDHGKSTLADRLLELTHTVADRDMREQYLDKMDLERERGITIKAQAVRLAYRFEGSDLELNLIDTPGHVDFTYEVSRSLEACEGAVLLVDAAQGIEAQTLANFHLARDAGLVIVPVLNKIDLPQADVAETRRELAEVVGCPPDEVLAVSAKTGEGVTQLIEEVVRRVPPPTGERDRPLRALIFDSSFDPYRGVIAYLRVKEGVLPSRSKVRFMASALDSEAEEAGVFAPEATPVPKLEAGEVGYLVTGLKDVHQVKVGDTVTLSGKQGAREALPGYREPRPMVWSGLFPAEGGDYSELREALDRLKLNDAALAYEPETSRALGFGFRCGFLGLLHMDIVKERLEREFGLELIATAPNVEFHVIRADETIVVHNPSEMPQPGTYDHVEEPVVRATIITPSDYLGPVLELCQARRGELTDMKYLSPERAEVHYKLPLAEIIFDFFDQLKSKTRGYASLDYDPIGYEIADLVRVDVLLHGEPVDAFSSVVHREKAAQYGRQMVERLRELIPRQLFDVAIQASIGSRIVARETVKAKRKDVLAKCYGGDITRKRKLLEQQKRGKERMRRVGRVDVPQEAFIAALRVDQKAEAKK